A single window of Gossypium arboreum isolate Shixiya-1 chromosome 13, ASM2569848v2, whole genome shotgun sequence DNA harbors:
- the LOC108462427 gene encoding transcription factor MYB35 gives MVRPPCCDKLNVKKGLWTEEEDAKILAYVSKHGTGNWTAVPKKAGLRRCGKSCRLRWTNYLRPDLKRESFTPQEEELIIRLHAALGSRWSIIAQQLPGRTDNDVKNYWNTKLRKKLSEMGIDPVTHKPFSQVLADYGNIGGLLKSRTRIGSLNRDMKNSFMIKPEPHPPQPAIATEGFSNINNSRVMTTMASPGIEPIQENFFPSSNINQHAATCGSLDLLSQLQAIKLVTEASNYAGYQIISPQFPNQYTLSLSSPSSSSSTSSTCSTTAQEKAGLAFSWRDFLLEDAFLPYDHHPQGQDHIPEFESKDIAPQNHSGNETSAEHIDDDKNIIINNNSRVLSGMDSELLSYGIQASSSTESSFVAAMLDQENEMFSEFANLLEDPCY, from the exons ATGGTCAGACCTCCTTGTTGTGACAAGCTAAATGTGAAGAAAGGCCTATGGACTGAAGAAGAAGATGCAAAGATACTTGCATATGTATCAAAACATGGAACTGGCAACTGGACTGCTGTTCCAAAAAAAGCAG GGCTTAGAAGATGTGGGAAAAGTTGCAGACTTCGTTGGACTAATTACTTGAGGCCTGATCTTAAACGCGAAAGCTTCACACCGCAAGAAGAAGAGTTGATCATTCGCCTCCATGCAGCTCTTGGAAGCAG GTGGTCTATCATAGCCCAACAGCTTCCTGGCAGAACTGACAATGATGTAAAAAATTATTGGAATACTAAGTTGAGAAAGAAGCTTTCTGAAATGGGGATTGATCCTGTTACTCACAAACCTTTTTCTCAAGTCCTAGCTGATTACGGGAACATCGGTGGTCTCCTAAAATCTAGAACCCGAATCGGATCTTTGAATCGAGACATGAAGAACTCATTTATGATCAAACCAGAGCCACATCCACCCCAACCAGCAATAGCAACAGAAGGATTTTCCAACATCAACAACAGCCGAGTGATGACAACAATGGCATCCCCTGGAATTGAACCAATCCAGGAAAACTTCTTCCCAAGCAGCAACATTAACCAGCATGCTGCTACTTGTGGTTCCCTAGATCTGCTTTCTCAGCTTCAAGCTATAAAACTAGTGACAGAAGCCTCCAACTATGCCGGTTACCAAATCATCTCACCTCAGTTCCCTAATCAATACACATTATCATTATCATCaccatcctcttcttcttctacttCTTCTACTTGCTCAACTACAGCACAAGAAAAAGCTGGTCTTGCTTTCAGCTGGCGTGATTTCCTTCTCGAAGACGCATTTTTACCATATGATCATCATCCCCAAGGACAAGATCACATCCCGGAATTCGAATCCAAGGACATTGCACCACAAAATCACAGTGGCAATGAGACTAGTGCTGAACACATAGATGATGATAAAAAcatcatcatcaacaacaatAGTAGAGTACTCTCAGGAATGGACAGTGAGCTGCTAAGCTATGGTATTCAAGCTTCATCATCAACTGAAAGTTCATTTGTGGCAGCAATGCttgatcaagaaaatgagatgttCTCAGAATTTGCAAATCTTTTGGAAGATCCTTGTTATTAA